Proteins encoded together in one Cicer arietinum cultivar CDC Frontier isolate Library 1 chromosome 4, Cicar.CDCFrontier_v2.0, whole genome shotgun sequence window:
- the LOC101507907 gene encoding F-box protein PP2-A13, producing the protein MGASISSTTTVKEKGEGSNSSSSRTGLGDIPESCISSILMNLDPPDICKLARVNRAFHRASSADFVWESKLPQNYKFLANKILGEENISIMTKKEIYAKLCLPNRYDHGTKEVRLDKCSGQVCFSMSSKSLKITGIDDRRYWIYIPTEESRFKNVAYLQQMWWVEVVGEVEFVFPVGSYSITFKLQLGKASKKLGRRVCNVDQVHGWDIKPVRFQLSTSDGQRSISECYLQGPGDWVYYHVGDFVVVKPNEPIKIKFSLAQIDCTHTKGGLCIDSAIICPTEFREKLKQF; encoded by the exons atgGGGGCTAGTATTTCTTCAACAACAACCgtaaaagaaaaaggtgaagGGTCTAATTCTTCATCATCAAGAACTGGTCTTGGTGATATTCCAGAGAGTTGCATCTCCTCCATTCTTATGAATCTTGATCCACCTGATATATGTAAATTGGCTAGAGTCAACCGTGCTTTTCATAGAGCTTCTTCAGCTGATTTTGTTTGGGAATCAAAGTTGCCACAAAATTATAAGTTTCTTGCTAATAAAATTCTCGGTGAAGAAAATATTTCCATTATGACTAAGAAAGAGATCTATGCAAAACTTTGTCTACCTAATCGCTATGATCATGGTACTAAA GAAGTTAGGTTGGACAAATGTAGTGGACAAGTTTGTTTCTCTATGTCATCAAAGTCCTTAAAGATAACAGGAATAGATGATAGAAGATATTGGATTTATATTCCAACTGAGGAGTCCAG GTTTAAGAATGTGGCATATCTTCAACAAATGTGGTGGGTTGAAGTAGTAGGGGAGGTAGAGTTTGTATTCCCTGTGGGAAGTTACAGCATAACTTTTAAACTCCAATTGGGCAAAGCATCCAAAAAATTGGGTCGGCGTGTGTGCAACGTTGATCAAGTGCATGGCTGGGACATCAAACCCGTCAGGTTCCAACTCTCCACATCCGACGGTCAGCGTTCAATCTCGGAGTGTTACTTACAAGGGCCAGGGGATTGGGTCTATTACCATGTAGGAGATTTCGTGGTCGTAAAGCCCAATGAGCCCATAAAGATTAAGTTTTCTTTGGCCCAAATTGATTGTACTCATACCAAAGGTGGCTTATGCATAGATAGTGCAATCATTTGCCCAACTGAGTTTAGAGAAAAACTCAAACAGTTTTAG